The Helicobacter cetorum MIT 00-7128 region CTAAGATTTGCACACCCAAAGATAAGCCTGACCTAAAGCTTTTTTCAGTGTTTTTAAAAATTTGTGTAGCTGGGGTTAGAGTATGGGTATTAAGATAATCAGAGCCACCACCTAGTGCGATAATCTTTTGTTCCATAACTTGCATTTGTTGGGTGGTGAAAGGGTCGTTATTGTGAGCTAAACGCTGATTGATAATATTAGCAATGCCAGCAAGTTGGTTAGATGCAGAATTAGAGATTGAATTACCTAGAGCGTTTAGCAAGGTTTTGGAAGTAACCGTCATAAGACCGCTTGGGCCAGCCATATTGATAGCGCTCTCTCTAATATTATCTACTGCTTGGGTGTTGATAGTTAAGGCTTTGTTATTAATGTTTTGTTGTGTGCCACCAATTTGATAGCCAACACTCATATACCATCCATTATCTTCAGCTAATAAGAGACTTTGATAGGCAATAAGAGAGCTTGCTAAAATCAGTTTAGGTAATTTTGATTTGATAGTTTGTATCATTATGTTTTCCTTAATCCTTTTAAAATCCTACGGTATAGCCTACATAGAAACTGAAATCTCTTATGTAATTAGCTGTAATTCCGCCTTTAGAGTGATAGAGCCTGTGCTTAATGGTAGGGATTTTGACCCCAAATTCTAAACCTTGAGAAAAACGAGATTTTCTAAATTTAGCAATTTTTGAAAAATTAGTTCTTAAGCCCAAATCAAAGAGAAACTGAAAGGAAGTAGTGTTGATTTTACCCACTCTTCCTGAAATTTGCTTTTCAAAATTGGTCATCCAAGATTGTCCAGCGACTTCAATGCCGGCAAAAAAGCCAATATCCATGCTTTCTTTACCTCTTTTTCTAGTAAAGACATTATAAAGGAAGTCTGTGCCAGCTCCATAGGTTGCTAAATTAGCTTTCACTTGACTAGCTTGTGCGCCAAAGTTTGCATAGCCATAGTCCAAAAAGCCATAATAGCGCAAACCAAACATACGCTTTTTACCAAAGAATTGTTTATAACCCATTTTAAAGCCAAAGCCATTCATATTATTAGACTTGCTAGAGTTAGCAATAAAATTGGGTAGATACCCTACTTTATAGGTGTTATTGATGCGCTCATGCATAGCCGCTAAACTTTTTTTGATAAAAACTTCTGTATCTGCTAAGCCATGTTGCATCATCTTGCGCATTTCTTGTTGTGCTTGTGTAGGGGTATTTCCACTGCTAGATACCTTAGTTGCATTAGGCACAATTGTAAGACCATCTGCGCTTGCAACATTCGCACCGGGTTTGAGCCAAGGAGCAAGGGTCTCAATAACATATTTTCCAAAATAAGCTGTCTCTTGTGTGAGTTGATTGCCTAATTGAATCACTTTATTCAAGTCTTGGTAAGTAGAATGAGAATTTAATTTACCCGCTAGGATATTGAACTGCTCCATGCCTGTTGCTAGGTTAGCAATAGAAATACCTTTTTGTAAATTTAGAGGGTTTACAAAATAGGGGCCTTCTTTTTCATAGCCTTTTGGCATATTGCTACTTGTTGTCATTTGTTGGGTGGCGTTATCATAGGTCATACCCCATTGAAAGCCACTTTGAAGTTTGTTATCTTGGATATTATTAGGTAATGCGCCTATAACGATTGCTTGCATTAAATCTTGATAGATGGTTTGGGCTTTTTGAGCGAACGCTACTTGTTGCTCTTTGGTCAAACCATCAGCATTCAATAGTTGCTCTACTTGAGCAGAAAACTTAGGCGCACTAGGTGCATCAAAACTTGTTGCTCCATGCAAAGATTGGTTATACCATAGTGTTGCCATAGCATTAGAGATTTGTTGGGCGACTGCATAGGTCATTCCCGGAATGGTGATGGTGGGGTTTGGATTGTCAATAGTAGGCAAAAACCCCGTAAGTTGTGCAGTTTGAGCCTCACTGAGATGAAACATATCTTGCACTTCTTTAAAGCTCATTGTGGGGGCAATATCGCTAGGACTTGCTTTTGCAATTAATGCTTGCAATACTCCAAGAGATTCATCTAAGCCTTGCAAGCCATTATAAATGCTATTATTGTTGAGCCTACCACTGCCGGGATTATTGGAATCATAGCCATCTTTTCCTACACTCTCTGTGCCTTGTGTTACGCCACTCACACCGGCTTGACCACCTCCTGCATAAAGCGCACATTTGTTGTTGCTAGTAGGACAGAGCATTTGCATAAGAGCCTTAGTGTTATTGCCCAAAACACTCATATAATACGCCATAGGGGTAACAGCAGAGTTAAGAATACTAGCCCCCTCTTTAATTGCTACCTTAGTATCGTTGGCTACATTTAAGCCCGGGTTTTTAATCTCTTGGACAGCAAGGCTTGTTTCATAGCTTATACCAGCAAAAAAGCCATTATCTTCAGCTACAAGCGTGCTAACACATAAAAGCGAGCTTAGGCTAAAGCTTATGAGCCATTGTTTATGCTTGAATGATTGCATAAGAATTGGTTCTCCTTTTTAAGATTTTAAATTTATTTGAATTGTTTTTTAGAAAAATTAAAAAAACTATAGTGATTTCTAAAGCTTTTTGAGTGGGTATTAGATTTTTTACAAATGAGGGTAAAAAAGTAGAGAAAAAGGCGTTTAAAGTATAAGAAATTAGTGCAAGATATATATATATATATATAAGTTGAATGAGTTACAAAACTTTTTTGCATTCTTTTACTAAAATAACCTTTCTTAAATGTGTGATTAAATATACAAATTCAAACTTAAGAACTTTAGCTAAAAAAATATTAAATCAGCCTTTATTTTGAAAATAATTTTTTGTTTTTGATTAAAAACAACTTTTTGTAATCAAAAATGGATTGAATGCGAGCGAAGAGTTTATGATTTTTACATAATATAATATATTAAAAATGCCTTTTAGTATGGGCTTTAATTATGCAACACCCATACAATAAAGCACGCACCTATAGTGATAAGTAAGCCCAATCCTAGTCCTAAGCCAAGGATACGATTCCATGTATCTTTATTCATTTCACGGCGGTTGTTTAAAAGTGCCTCAACTTTTTCAGGGCAATTCTTTGCTAAACTTTCCATATCTTTATCCTCTGCTTCTGTTTTATAATAATCTAATAATCGCATGGCTTAGTTTAGCATTTTGTCGGCATTTTGTGGCACAAAAATAGATTTTAAAGGTCAATTAAAGGGTTTTTTGAAACCCTTAAAAACGATAGGGCTAAGTTATGTCAAAAAATGGTTGATTTAATCATTTAAGACATGGTCTATAATAATTTTTGCCCCATTTGGAGTGATTTTTTCTTGGAGTTTTTGGCTAGTAGTGATGATATTTTTATTGCCATTTTCATCTAATTGACTAAGCTTTCTAATCACTTCAAAGAGTTTTTTGGGTAATAATTCATTTTGAGGGACTACGCTTGCAATCTTTTCTTTTTCAAATTCTAAGACATTATGGTATTGATGATTATGGCTTGCGAAAGGATAGGGGATAAAAATACTTGGCAAACCATTAGCGCTTAATTCCCACACGCTACTTGCTCCTGCTCTACTTACGCATAAATCTGCCTTAGCCATAATGTTAGGCATATCATGGCTAAAGGCAAACAATTCTACTTGGTCAATAATACCTAAATCTTGATAGTAGGCAAGCATTCTTTCATAAGCCTCTTTCCCGCATTGATGAGAGATTTTTATCCCTTTTTTAGTGAGCTTTAAAGCATTGAGTAAGACAAATTCATTAATGGCTTTTGCACCTTGTGAACCGCCCAAAAACAGAATGTGCTTGATTTCTGTGCGCTTTCTTGCAAGCTTAAAAAAGATGTCTTGCACCGGATAGGGGGTTAGAATGTGATTGCCTTTGTCTTTAAACACATAGCTTGAAAAGATAGCTTTAGCTTTAGGTGAAAGATAGGCATTTAAAGTGCCTTTGATAGCATTTTGCTCATGGATATAAAGGGGAATGTCATTAAGCAAGCTTGCAAAACTTGCAGGCCCCGCACTAAAACCGCCTACGCTTATAGTTTTAGTGATTTTATGCTTTTTTAAAATGCGTTTAGCTTTTAGAGTGGCTCTAGCTTGCAACCATAATGAGCCTAGTTTTTTAAAAGGGTTTTGATTCACAACCCCTCTAGTATTAAAAAAGTAGCACGCCTCAAACAAAGAGCTATCTTCAAACCATTCTCTATCCTGCCCATAAGTTGAGCCCAAATAAATGGTGCTTATGCCTTGTTTTTCTAACTCTATAGCCAAGGCCTTTGCAATAACTAAATGCCCTCCTGTTCCTCCACCTGTAAGCGCAACTTTCATTGTTAAATACCTTTATATTTTTAAGCTTATTAAGCTCGCTCTCTTGACTCTCCTGCAAAGCTTTTAAGAGTATCTCTAAAACCAAAATCCGGATAATCCATCATAGAAAGGGCTACTTGAGCTCCAAAGCCATTTTTAGGATTAAAGACTAAGGGTGCTAGGAAGTTTACCATAGAGTCTTCTAGGTTTTTTTGTAATACTACCACACAATATACCTCTACCTTAGACTTCAAATCTAATTCTAGCAATAATTCTATGTATTTAGGTATAGTAAAGCTATATTCTCTTAAAGCATAAGGATTAACTAAAACCATATCTAATAGGGTGTTATTACCCTTTAAATTTGTGCTTATTAAACGACTAAAGAGCGTGTCAATTTTTTCCAAACGCACTTCGCTGATATGCTCAAAACCTAAGATAGGAGCTTTTAAATGATAGTTCATCGTAATCCTTTTATAATTTGAACTTATGTTGTTTATTGTATAATTACACACAATTATGCAATTCAAGTAAAAGCAAAAGGCATTCCATAATCATAAGCCTTTATTTTAGGACTATAAACACAATGAAGAAAGATACTAATACTTACCAACCCAAAGAGATAGAAAAAGAGATTTATGAAATTTGCTCTCATAGGGGATATTTTGAAATCAATGGTAATAAAGAGATTCAAGAAAAAGACAAGCATTTTTGCTTGATGATGCCCCCCCCTAATGTTACGGGTGTCTTACACATAGGGCATGCTCTCACTCTAAGCTTGCAAGATATACTAACTCGCTATAAGCGTATGGATGGTTATAAAACTTTGTATCAGCCCGGGCTTGACCATGCAGGCATTGCCACTCAAAATGTCGTAGAAAAGCAACTTCTAGCAGAAGGTATTAAAAAAGAAGATTTAGGGCGTGAAAAATTTATAGAAAAAGTTTGGGAGTGGAAAGAAAAAAGCGGGGGAGCAATACTAGAACAAATGAAGCACTTAGGCGTGAGTGCGGCGTTTTCTAGGACTCGTTTCACTATGGATAAAGGCTTACAAAGAGCGGTCAAAGTGGCGTTTTTGAAATGGTATGAAAAAGGTCTCATCACTCAAGATAATTATATGGTGAATTGGTGCACTAAAGATGGGGCGTTAAGTGATATTGAAGTGGAGTATGAAGAGCATAAGGGGGCGTTGTATCACATTAAATACTATTTAGAAAATCAAAAAGATTATTTAGTGGTGGCTACCACACGCCCTGAGACTCTATTTGGCGATAGTGCGGTTATGGTAAATCCAAATGATGAGAGATACAAGCATTTAGTAGGGCAAAATGTCATCTTACCTTTAATCAATCGCACAATTCCTATTATCGCTGATGAGCATGTGGAAATGGAGTTTGGCACAGGGTGTGTGAAAGTTACCCCAAGCCATGATTTTAACGATTATGAAGTAGGTAAACGCCACAATTTAGAACTAATCAAAATCTTTGATGAAAAGGGGATTTTAAATGCGTATTGTGGGGAGTTTGAAAATTTAGAGCGTTTAGATGCTAGAAGTAAGGTAGTAGAGAAATTAAAAGAATGCGAATTGTTAGAAAAGATACAAGAGCATAAGCATCAAGTGGGGCATTGCTATCGTTGTCATAATGTGGTAGAACCTTATGTGTCTAAGCAATGGTTTGTTAAGCCAGAAATCGCTAAAAACTCTATTGAAAAAATTCAAAAAGGTCTAGCCAAATTCTACCCCCCTAATTGGATAAATAACTATAACGCTTGGATGAGAGAATTACGCCCATGGTGTATTAGTAGGCAGTTATTCTGGGGGCATCAAATACCGGTTTTTACTTGTGAGAATAATCATCAGTTTGTGAGTGTGGATACTCCATTGGTTTGTCCTACTTGTAAGAGTGAAAAACTAGAGCAAGATAAAGATGTGCTAGATACTTGGTTTAGCTCAGGGTTATGGGCGTTTTCTACTCTTGGGTGGGGACAAGAAAAAAGCGATTTGTTTAATGAAAGCGATTTAAAAGACTTCTATCCTAATACAACGCTTATTACAGGATTTGACATACTCTTTTTTTGGGTAGCTAGAATGCTTTTTTGTAGCGAATCGCTTTTGGGCGAATTGCCTTTTAAAGATATTTATTTGCACGCACTGGTTCGAGATGAAAAGGGCGAAAAAATGAGTAAATCTAAGGGGAATGTGATAGACCCCTTAGAGATGATAGAAAAATATGGTGCGGATAGTTTGCGTTTCACTTTAGCGAATTTGTGTGCGACAGGGCGTGATATTAAGCTCTCTCAAACGCATTTAGAAAATAACAAGAATTTTGCTAACAAGCTTTTTAATGCGGTAAGTTACTTAAAGCTAAAAAAAGAATCTTTCAAAGACAGAGAGTGCTTGAATGAATATACTACGCCTTTAGGGCGTTATGCGAAATCTCGCTTGAATTTAGCTACAAAAGAAGTGCGTAATGCCTTAGATAATTATCGTTTTAATGACGCTACGACTTTATTATACCGCTTTTTGTGGGGGGAATTTTGCGATTGGTTCATTGAATTTTCTAAGGTTGAAAATGAATCTATTGATGAATTAGGGAGTGTGTTAAAAGAGAGTTTGAAACTTTTACACCCTTTCATGCCTTTTATTAGCGAATCACTATATCATAAGCTAAGTAATACCGAATTAGAAAATACTCGCTCTATTATGGTGTTGCCTTATCCTAAGGATTTAAAGCGAGATGAAAAATTAGAACATGAATTTGAAGTGATTAAAGATAGCATTGTGTCTTTAAGGCGTTTAAAAATCATGCTAGAAGTGCCACCAATTGTTTTAAAAGAAGCAAGCGTGGAATTAAGAGAGAAGTTAGAAAACCTAAAGCGTTTAGAAAACTACGCTCAAAAATTAGCCAAGTTAGAAAAAGTAAGCGTGGTAACTTCTAAGCCCTTAAAAAGCGTGAGTGATGTAGGGGAATTGTGTCAAACGCATGCGAATTTAGAGAATATTGATGTAAGCCCTTTGATACTTCGCTTAAAAAAGCAACTAGAAAAATTAGAAAAAGAAAAATTAAAGCTCAATTTACACAATGAAAATTTTGTGAAAAATGCCCCTAAAAATGTGCTAGAAAAAGCACAAGAGAATTTAAAAACGCTTTTAGAAAAAGAAAATAAAATCAAGCAAGAATTAGATTTACTAGAACAAACAAAAGGATAGAAATGTTTCAAGCATTAAGTGATGGGTTTAAAAATGCGTTAAATAAAATCCGCTTTCAAGATGATGAAAAAGCACTTGATAGGGCGTTAGATGAGTTGAAAAAAACGCTTTTAAGAAACGATGTGCATCATAAAGTCGCTAGAGAGCTACTAAAAAAGGTGGAATCTCAAACTAAGGCTAATGGCATTGGGAAGCAACAATTTTTAGATGCTTTGGAAAAGAGCCTCTTAGAGATTTTAAGCACCAAAGGTAGTAGTGGTTTTACTTTTGCTAACACGCCCCCAACAGTCGTTTTAATGGCGGGCTTACAAGGAAGTGGTAAGACAACTACCAGTGCAAAACTCGCTTACTATTTAAAAACTAAGAATAAAAAAGTGCTTTTATGTGCGTGTGATTTGCAACGCCTAGCGGCTGTGGAGCAATTAAAGGTTTTGGGTGAACAGGTGGGCGTGGAAGTCTTTTATGAAGAGAATAAAAGCGTTCAAGAAATCGCACAAAACGCTTTAAAAAGAGCCAAAGAAGCACAATTTGATGTGCTGATTGTAGATAGTGCGGGGCGTTTAGCCATTGATAAAGAGCTTATGAATGAGTTAAAAGAAGTCAAAGAAATCTTAAACCCCCATGAAGTGCTGTATGTTGCAGATGCACTAAGCGGACAAGATGGCGTCAAAAGTGCTAATACTTTTAATGAAGAAATTGGCGTTAGTGGGGTGGTTTTAAGCAAGTTTGATAGCGATTCTAAGGGGGGTATTGCACTAGGTGTTACTTATCAATTAGGCTTACCCTTACGCTTTATTGGAAGTGGAGAAAAAATCCCTGATTTAGATGTGTTTGTGCCTGAGAGAATTGTGGGGCGTTTAATGGGGGCTGGAGATATTATCTCACTAGCTGAAAAAACCGCAAGCGTTCTAAACCCTAATGAGGCGAAAGATTTGAGTAAAAAGCTCAAAAAAGGGCAATTCACTTTCAATGACTTTTTAAATCAAATTGAAAAAGTTAAAAAATTAGGCTCTATGAGTTCTTTAATTTCTATGATTCCGGGATTAGGAAATATGGCAAATGCCTTAAAAGACACGGATTTAGAGAGTTCTTTGGAAGTGAAAAAAATCAAGGCTATGGTTAATTCTATGACTAAAAAAGAACAAGAAAATCCAGATATTTTAAATGGTAGCAGAAGAAAGAGAATCGCTCTAGGCTCTGGATTAGAAGTGTCTGAAATTAATCGCATTATCAAACGATTTGATGCTGCAAGTAAAATGGCAAAACGCCTAACTAATAAAAAAGGCATTGGCGATTTGATGAATTTAATGAGCCAAGCCAAAAATCAGACACCCCCTACAATGCGCTAAATTTTAGGGGTCTTTAAGCCAAAATAAGTTTTAAGCGCATTTTAGGTGCTTTTATTGTATAATTGGCATTTAACACGAAATTTTAGGAGATTTTTGTATGACAGTCATTAGACTCACTCGCGTTGGTAGAAAGAAAAAGCCTTTTTATAGAGTGGTGGTAACAGATTCTAGAAAAAGAAGAGATGGTGGTTGGATTGAGTCCATTGGATATTACAACCCTTTAAGCGAACCTAAAGATATTAAAATTGATGCAGAGCGCTTGAATTATTGGAAAGGCGTGGGTGCTAAAATGAGCGAGAGAGTAGAAAAGCTTTCTCAAAAAATCTAAGGTTTTAGAAGATTAAATGCACGAATTGGATTCTTTTAAAACGCCTTTTTCCCAAAATGAATGCAGGGATTATTCGCATTGTGTGGCGACTTTTTTAGAAAAATATTTAAAAAAGGTTGTGCGTTTCCCCCAAGCTCTAAGCGTAGAACATGAGCTTTTAGAAGATGGGGTTAAGCAAATTGCTATTTATACCCACCCTTTAGATATGGGTCATGTCATTGGCAAAGAGGGTAAAATGGTGAGTGCGATTAAGGCGTTTGTCTCGGGTGTCAAAGCTAAAGACGGATTTTCTTATAAAATTGTTGTTTTTGCGAGTAAAAACCCCTATATTTTGGACGAAGAATCACAAAATCTTTAAACCATATGCTATTAGTTGGCAAAATTGGCAAGAGTGTGGGAATAAAGGGTGGAATGAAACTCTATTTGGAGAGTGATTTCCCCGAATGTTTGAAACAAGGCACTCAAGTGCAAATCGCCCCTTTAAACGCTCTATCATTTAAGCATACTTTTGAAAACTATACGATTCATTCTTACGAACATGCCAAAGGTCTATTATTTTTAGAACATATTCAAACCAAAGAAGAGGCTAAGAAACTCACTAATTTGGGGCTTTTTATGAGTAAAGAAGACTCCATGAAAGCTTGCATTTTAAAAGAGGGTGAATTTTTTTATTGCGATTTAATAGGCATTGAAGTTGTTGAAAAAGATGAAGTTTTAGGTAAAGTAGTAGATATTCAAAGAATTGCTCAGATTGATTATTTTATTGTAGAAACGGCACTCAACTTGGTTGAAAAGGGCTTGGCTAAAACCTTTTTAATCCCTTATAATGACCTTTATATTAAAGAAATTGTTTTGCAAGATAAGAAAGTTTTTGCTACTGATGCCAAAATGCTCTTAGAGGCGAGTTAGTGAAATTCAGTGTTTTTACGCTTTTTCCACAGCTTGTATTACCCTATTTTCAAGGCTCTATTTTAAAAAGAGCGTTAGAAAAAAATCTATTTGAATTAGAAGTATTAAATCTAAGAGATTTTAGCACTAATAAGCATAAAAAGGTTGATTATACGCTTATTGGTGGGGGTGCAGGGCAAATTTTAGACCCTGAGATGATAGAAAATGCGCTTAATTCTATCAAAACCCCCAAGCACACGATTTTTTTAAATGCTGTAGGCAAGCCTTTTAAACAAGTTGATGCTTTTCGTT contains the following coding sequences:
- a CDS encoding outer membrane protein; this encodes MQSFKHKQWLISFSLSSLLCVSTLVAEDNGFFAGISYETSLAVQEIKNPGLNVANDTKVAIKEGASILNSAVTPMAYYMSVLGNNTKALMQMLCPTSNNKCALYAGGGQAGVSGVTQGTESVGKDGYDSNNPGSGRLNNNSIYNGLQGLDESLGVLQALIAKASPSDIAPTMSFKEVQDMFHLSEAQTAQLTGFLPTIDNPNPTITIPGMTYAVAQQISNAMATLWYNQSLHGATSFDAPSAPKFSAQVEQLLNADGLTKEQQVAFAQKAQTIYQDLMQAIVIGALPNNIQDNKLQSGFQWGMTYDNATQQMTTSSNMPKGYEKEGPYFVNPLNLQKGISIANLATGMEQFNILAGKLNSHSTYQDLNKVIQLGNQLTQETAYFGKYVIETLAPWLKPGANVASADGLTIVPNATKVSSSGNTPTQAQQEMRKMMQHGLADTEVFIKKSLAAMHERINNTYKVGYLPNFIANSSKSNNMNGFGFKMGYKQFFGKKRMFGLRYYGFLDYGYANFGAQASQVKANLATYGAGTDFLYNVFTRKRGKESMDIGFFAGIEVAGQSWMTNFEKQISGRVGKINTTSFQFLFDLGLRTNFSKIAKFRKSRFSQGLEFGVKIPTIKHRLYHSKGGITANYIRDFSFYVGYTVGF
- the rpsP gene encoding 30S ribosomal protein S16 — protein: MTVIRLTRVGRKKKPFYRVVVTDSRKRRDGGWIESIGYYNPLSEPKDIKIDAERLNYWKGVGAKMSERVEKLSQKI
- the ffh gene encoding signal recognition particle protein; the protein is MFQALSDGFKNALNKIRFQDDEKALDRALDELKKTLLRNDVHHKVARELLKKVESQTKANGIGKQQFLDALEKSLLEILSTKGSSGFTFANTPPTVVLMAGLQGSGKTTTSAKLAYYLKTKNKKVLLCACDLQRLAAVEQLKVLGEQVGVEVFYEENKSVQEIAQNALKRAKEAQFDVLIVDSAGRLAIDKELMNELKEVKEILNPHEVLYVADALSGQDGVKSANTFNEEIGVSGVVLSKFDSDSKGGIALGVTYQLGLPLRFIGSGEKIPDLDVFVPERIVGRLMGAGDIISLAEKTASVLNPNEAKDLSKKLKKGQFTFNDFLNQIEKVKKLGSMSSLISMIPGLGNMANALKDTDLESSLEVKKIKAMVNSMTKKEQENPDILNGSRRKRIALGSGLEVSEINRIIKRFDAASKMAKRLTNKKGIGDLMNLMSQAKNQTPPTMR
- the murG gene encoding undecaprenyldiphospho-muramoylpentapeptide beta-N-acetylglucosaminyltransferase → MKVALTGGGTGGHLVIAKALAIELEKQGISTIYLGSTYGQDREWFEDSSLFEACYFFNTRGVVNQNPFKKLGSLWLQARATLKAKRILKKHKITKTISVGGFSAGPASFASLLNDIPLYIHEQNAIKGTLNAYLSPKAKAIFSSYVFKDKGNHILTPYPVQDIFFKLARKRTEIKHILFLGGSQGAKAINEFVLLNALKLTKKGIKISHQCGKEAYERMLAYYQDLGIIDQVELFAFSHDMPNIMAKADLCVSRAGASSVWELSANGLPSIFIPYPFASHNHQYHNVLEFEKEKIASVVPQNELLPKKLFEVIRKLSQLDENGNKNIITTSQKLQEKITPNGAKIIIDHVLND
- the fliW gene encoding flagellar assembly protein FliW, producing the protein MNYHLKAPILGFEHISEVRLEKIDTLFSRLISTNLKGNNTLLDMVLVNPYALREYSFTIPKYIELLLELDLKSKVEVYCVVVLQKNLEDSMVNFLAPLVFNPKNGFGAQVALSMMDYPDFGFRDTLKSFAGESRERA
- the valS gene encoding valine--tRNA ligase — protein: MKKDTNTYQPKEIEKEIYEICSHRGYFEINGNKEIQEKDKHFCLMMPPPNVTGVLHIGHALTLSLQDILTRYKRMDGYKTLYQPGLDHAGIATQNVVEKQLLAEGIKKEDLGREKFIEKVWEWKEKSGGAILEQMKHLGVSAAFSRTRFTMDKGLQRAVKVAFLKWYEKGLITQDNYMVNWCTKDGALSDIEVEYEEHKGALYHIKYYLENQKDYLVVATTRPETLFGDSAVMVNPNDERYKHLVGQNVILPLINRTIPIIADEHVEMEFGTGCVKVTPSHDFNDYEVGKRHNLELIKIFDEKGILNAYCGEFENLERLDARSKVVEKLKECELLEKIQEHKHQVGHCYRCHNVVEPYVSKQWFVKPEIAKNSIEKIQKGLAKFYPPNWINNYNAWMRELRPWCISRQLFWGHQIPVFTCENNHQFVSVDTPLVCPTCKSEKLEQDKDVLDTWFSSGLWAFSTLGWGQEKSDLFNESDLKDFYPNTTLITGFDILFFWVARMLFCSESLLGELPFKDIYLHALVRDEKGEKMSKSKGNVIDPLEMIEKYGADSLRFTLANLCATGRDIKLSQTHLENNKNFANKLFNAVSYLKLKKESFKDRECLNEYTTPLGRYAKSRLNLATKEVRNALDNYRFNDATTLLYRFLWGEFCDWFIEFSKVENESIDELGSVLKESLKLLHPFMPFISESLYHKLSNTELENTRSIMVLPYPKDLKRDEKLEHEFEVIKDSIVSLRRLKIMLEVPPIVLKEASVELREKLENLKRLENYAQKLAKLEKVSVVTSKPLKSVSDVGELCQTHANLENIDVSPLILRLKKQLEKLEKEKLKLNLHNENFVKNAPKNVLEKAQENLKTLLEKENKIKQELDLLEQTKG
- the rimM gene encoding ribosome maturation factor RimM (Essential for efficient processing of 16S rRNA) — its product is MLLVGKIGKSVGIKGGMKLYLESDFPECLKQGTQVQIAPLNALSFKHTFENYTIHSYEHAKGLLFLEHIQTKEEAKKLTNLGLFMSKEDSMKACILKEGEFFYCDLIGIEVVEKDEVLGKVVDIQRIAQIDYFIVETALNLVEKGLAKTFLIPYNDLYIKEIVLQDKKVFATDAKMLLEAS
- a CDS encoding KH domain-containing protein; its protein translation is MHELDSFKTPFSQNECRDYSHCVATFLEKYLKKVVRFPQALSVEHELLEDGVKQIAIYTHPLDMGHVIGKEGKMVSAIKAFVSGVKAKDGFSYKIVVFASKNPYILDEESQNL